One Aythya fuligula isolate bAytFul2 chromosome W, bAytFul2.pri, whole genome shotgun sequence genomic window carries:
- the LOC116501327 gene encoding olfactory receptor 14J1-like: LHYGSLLGSRACAQMAAAAWGSGFLNAVLHTATTFSLPLCQGNAVDQFFCEIPHILKLSCSDSYLREVWAILFSISLAFVCFIFIVASYVQIFRAVLRMPSEQGRHKAFSTCLPHLIVTSLMISTSIFAYLKPPSISSPSLDLVVTLLYTVVPPVFNPLIYSLRNRELRDSIRTLLEYTHRHQIHL, translated from the coding sequence ctgcactacgggagcctcctgggcagcagagcttgtgcccagatggcagcagctgcctggggcagtggctttctcaatgctgtcctgcacacggccactacattttccctgcccctctgccaaggcaatgctgtggaccagttcttctgtgaaatcccccacatcctcaagctctcctgctcagattcCTATCTCAGAGAAGTTTGGGCAATTCTATTTAGCATTTCGttagcatttgtttgttttattttcattgtggcgtcctatgtgcagatcttcagggcagtactgaggatgccctctgagcagggccggcacaaagccttttccacgtgcctccctcacctgatTGTCACCTCCCTGATGATCAGCACTTCCATctttgcctacctgaagcccccctccatttcctccccatccctggacctGGTGGTCACACTTCTGTACACTGTGGTTCCTCCAGTATTtaaccccctcatctacagcttGAGGAACCGGGAACTAAGGGATTCCATCAGGACTCTACTTGAATACACACATCGTCATCAAATTCACCTATAA